A stretch of Lagopus muta isolate bLagMut1 chromosome 9, bLagMut1 primary, whole genome shotgun sequence DNA encodes these proteins:
- the STRIT1 gene encoding sarcoplasmic/endoplasmic reticulum calcium ATPase regulator DWORF, producing the protein MRGIQKNWFVGAGSQDAAPLPLSRLVVPILLAVGWIVGCALMVYIVFS; encoded by the exons ATGCGTGGAATTCAGAAAAACTGGTTTGTTGGAGCTGGCAGCCAGGATGCAG CCCCGCTCCCCCTTTCACGCCTTGTGGTACCCATCCTGCTCGCAGTTGGCTGGATAGTGGGCTGTGCACTGATGGTTTATATCGTCTTCTCCTGA